The nucleotide window ATATTGCCTTCACCGCTCAAAATTGCAGCTTGTACGGTGGCACCATATGCAACTGCTTCATCTGGATTGATGCTCTTGCAAAGTTCCTTGCCATTAAAAAAGTCTTGCAATAGTTTTTGTACCTTCGGAATTCTAGTAGAGCCGCCCACAAAACGACATCATCAATAATGCTCTTGTCCATTTTAGCATCTCCCCAATTTCCtgatttgtagaaattttgtATTCAGCGTTAGAAATAATGTCAAGTAGCTACAAGGGAAGGGAAGAAAATATGTTACTGATTAAAGAAATACAACGAATACACCATGCATTTGTCCAGAGAAAATCTATCAGAGAGAGTTACGAGGTGTGATGTTATCCCTTGTGTATAAAAAATAATCTCAAGGTAACGTTACAGAGCCGTTTCTTATGCTAAAATACACGAAATACAAAATTGTTACAAGATTATCAACAGGTTAGAAATAAATGGACAACTTCTTATCTATCACATTTTGTAACATGTTACAGTGCTCCAACAATGTACTCAATTTATCATCTTCCTTGGTCTCTTTCCCAGCCACCACCAGTTCTCCGCCACCATTTTCTAGTCCCCTATTTACGTCAGGCACGTCCTCTATATCATCGGTTAAGCGTGTCTCATCATCCATAAAAACATCTGTGTTCAGAGTCTCAAGAATTGAACCATTTGGTGATGTCTCAGGAAGAGTCGGATCAGTTTCTTGCAAGGACTGACCTCTCTGAAACATTAGAGGGCTGCGGCAAACTTCAATGACTTCATCCAGAGTCGGCTGATTGAGATGATAAGCTGAAGGTTCACTATCTTCAAGCGTCAACTTACCCAGGTTTCCAAAAGTTGCATTGAGATGAGGGCATTCCAGGATATAAGCTGAAGAGAATGTCCCATTAGCCAAACCCATCAACCGCCAATTGAAGATTCGTCGAAAAATCATAGTCCATTTGGGCACAATGTAGCAGCATGAGTCGTGGCACTCAAGTCGACAACTTCTTTGTAGCATTACATATGCCTCCTTTATAGCAAGTTCAAGTCCCATCATCTTAGAATCCGCAAGGTATCTGATCAAGCCATTTTCAAGTTCAACTTTCAGGCTCTCAATCTCCTTCCTTGCATATGAACATCTGGGCAACCATGAAATAGTATTAGGAAAAGTGGGAAGTCTACAATTCCCCAGAGCTGACATTAGTGGTTCTATTTTTGCTACTGAGCTCCATCCTATGCTTGGCAAGCACCACTTCACCAGCCTGTGTTCTTCACTGTACTCCTCTAGCAAAGCAATTTCAGGGCAAGGGAAACTAGCAGGATTTGCTTCGGCAGTGGCAGCAATTTCCCTCTGTGACTGATCCAAAGCTTCATTGAAGGATAGGATACAGTTGTTTGGACCTACTTCataatctttcattttctctaGTGCCTCCAATGAGGAATTCCAGTGGGTCAGAATCAATTCATGTGTTTTCACATGATGAAGAATGGGTTGAGGAGGTGATTCACTTGCAAGCCATCTGAGCCCCTCCCTCAGTCGGTTGTCACTATAGAACCCGTCCAATTGCTCTCTTTTCTGGTTTTCAACAAGGGGAACAATCCGAAAGCTGCTTATTCGGGACTTATCCAAGTCATGGAGACTCATATTATCAACTATAATGGAGGAAGGATCTGCAATGTCATTCTTGAATGAACCAGCTAGGATCAGAAGAGGTAAGCAGGAACCATAAGGTACTGACATCAGAAGGTTATGGAGCTGGGCTTTTTGCAATTTCCAAGGGATGCTTTCTGATACAAGAAACAATAGCGCACTCATACCAGATACACACTCAATTAGAATATCACTATTTGCATCCTTAACTACAGACAAACAGCAGGTAAGGTCTGAACCAGATTGGCCTTGAACCCATTTCTTCCATATGGACACGCCAGGAGATGAAATTAAGAGATCTTCATGATCTTTTTTTGAAGGCATGATCTTTGAAAGCAACCAGGGTGCTGCTTCCAGGGCATGGTTCCTCTGCCAGTGTTCATCACCTTCTACATCGTTCATCTGATAACATACAACAACTTTCCAACATAGGCATCTAGCATCCGGGTTTCTTGTGCTTAATGTATCTGCTATTACATCTGAAACATTAAGTCTGGACCAGGACTGGCCGTGCTTTTGATGTCTTTCTCTCAAAATAAGATCAATGTCAAAGTCACCAGACATGCGTGGTTGCTGCAAAATACAGCATTGaaagattttaaaatcatcaATTAGATTTCACAACCAGTAATACATTAATTTCCAATAGGTTAAACTACTCGTAGGTAAAGAACCAAAAGTAAAAAATTGTACATAACAACAAACATGGAAGAATTATAACTAAACAAATTTTCAGGTTGAAAAAAGGAAGAAGGGGGACAATTGAAAACTTGTCCTCTGATTTTTAGCTTTTACAGTACTCCGTAAAGATTGAAAGACCGAAGTGAACTGAAACCTTTTCACCTATACAAGAATGACAAGAGACACTAAAATTGAGgcatcaaaaaagaagaaaatcacAATATAGTCTtcttgtattatatatatatatatatatatatatatatatatatatatatatatataaaacaagaAAACACATTGTCTTGTTaagcttcaaattttttttttaattaaatttttttttggagaagaaGTTAAGCTATTTTCTTAAAATTACAAAGCACACAAAAATTGGCATATCAATGTAGGCAGGTATATTAatttcaaattatttgaaaaggcTTACATCTCTCTTCAGTTGAATTGGTGGTCCCAGTGATAAAGAACTCAATGCAGCATTTGCTGCCAACTGCTTTTGCTCTCGCAGTTCCCTTAGCTTCATAGAACGCCGCCTCCATAACCTAATGAGAAAAGAAGTGGGGACGTCAAGGGATATAATAACAATATTCTTAACACGCAGAAAAAAGTGAAACAACAAGATAAAGTACCTTAACATCAACTTCAGTTTTGCCTCGGCAATTTCCTCATGTTGATAATCTCCCATAACATCATCATTTTCATTGTCCTGACAAAGATCTGTAGGTTCCTCATTTTCCAAGTTATTAGACACAATTTGGCCTACTGAATATTGCGCATCATAACTATATGTACCAACTGGAGATTGCGGAGATGTTTTTGATCCAATCTGCAATGGCGTTGCTTCCACGCCAAAATGCATGCTTTTCACTGGAGAGCTACTGTAAGGAGCATCTTTGTTGGGCTTCTCATTTAAACCAACTTTATCAGGCTGGGGTTTATATGATGAGAGATCCCACGGGGAAGGAGACAAAAAAGCCATCTGACTATCATCTTCATGGCGTGGACCAAGAATTGGCATGTTAATCACCTGCTGCTTTTGTCTAATACCCTTTGGGGACGGAGCTATTGGTGTTTGAATCATATGCTGCTTTTGTCTGACATCCCTTTGGGGTGAAAAAATTGGTGTTGGAATTATTTTCTGCTTTTGTCTGACATCTTTTGGGGATGAAACGACTTCATAATTAGCCATTTCTTCATCAACTTCATGAATGGAGTTTGCTACTTCTATTGATAGCACATCATGGACAAGACTTCCCCTTTCACCATATGGAGCAGTTTTTGCTCCAAGCTTATTTGGTTTAGTCAGCTGAATTCCTTTTGAAGCTTCCGCAGGCAAGGATACGACTTGACCAGAAGCTAAAACATCCTCGATTAtccttcttgattttttcatttCAACAAGTTTAGAACACTTGGTAGGATATTCCTCATCACCATTTAGAAATGGACCTTCCTTTACCATATATGACTCTTTATTGTAAGACTTCATTTGGAATCCATGATACTCtgaaaggctttcaatttcCTCTTCCTAATTTCAAGCATCGAAGTGTAAGCATAAGAGAAGTAGAGAAGTTCCTCTTTCTGCAGAGGGTGCAAAATAGAATTCTCatcaaagaaaatgaaggtACCTCCATAGCTAGCCACTTGGCAACATCCGCAATAGGAAGACCTTGGTTATTCTGGAGCCCTGCTTGTAGCGAAGCAAGTGCCAGGGTTCTTAACTGGTCAAAACACAAAACGTTGTTAGTTAGATGTACCAAATTTCGATCAGAAAATCTTAATATTTGCGCTAAATCAGAGACCCTATGGTCAAATCTAACTATCTCCCACTTGGTTTCAGATTTTGTTCTCTGGGCTCACATTGAGGGTCATTAGATTCCATACAAGCGAAGGAATGCCGTGAAGGAGGGGAGAGAAGAAAGCACAGTTACCATTGAATACATGTATACATCAAGACATGCAATGAGCGTGCTTCAATTAACCAATACTCAAAGCTCAATCCAAGCTTCCATTGACCAAAGCATTTCATGTGAGTACAGTGTGTTTCATTTGAGACTACTTCCCTACTTTGAATTATAAAACTCCAAGCAAACACACTGTGCTGGCATAAACAAAAcgctttgaaatttgaatacttAAAATCCAAGACAACAATAGAACCCCCCTAGGAAACCTTTTTTCTTTACTATGTAGCCCTGAAAATCTGTACaggtttagttttattttaattatcagACCGTACAGGCTtagttgaaaattaaaattcacCTGCAAATAACAAAGCCCATAATTCTTCAAATAATAGCTGAAATTCAAAAATTTTCTACGCCCTAGAcacactaagacacattgtTCATAGTTTTGTTCACGTCATTTCTCTTGGATATCACATACATAACTaatcacatgcatatatatgtgaTGTAAAGGAGCAAATTCTTTAATACTGTTCTTCAATCCTAGAATCACTGCAAATTGTCTACTACTTGCTGCCTTGGCAACTGAATTCATTGCTGATAGATAGAGGCAagtttataattattaattatgagGTCAGGATCCTAAAGGTAGTTGTAAATTGGAACACAAACCACAAGCAGCAGTTATTCATAcctttgcaaaatgagcatgCATTA belongs to Rosa chinensis cultivar Old Blush chromosome 4, RchiOBHm-V2, whole genome shotgun sequence and includes:
- the LOC112198147 gene encoding SAC3 family protein B isoform X3, with amino-acid sequence MLVQLKDLLLHMCSHLVPPRTRSPPSASYNYHPVEDLDRFGGVEGHLVTSRTQSPPSGSYNHHPVEDFDHSGGVERHAFSSSGLNSSPKLIVDHTRLQAYQEPSRVSPSVSTFDSGRRTLVNYDDVQVLKRTRPSVSPIGSNATSSAVFSTRDSRVHQQSLQSSNNTFSEAAANNLTTIPVAKRMRSPPLLPDDQVFKGNSYATQDGTEREMQAKAKRLARFKVELSKSPQSGIDIVERGVSATRNEQSNVERNRSVAYSSTQLARDVTDGNALSECEGVESSGIIIGVCPDMCPDSERAERERKGDLDRHERVDGDRNQTSLFLAVKKYNRTAERDANLIRPMPILQKTMDYLLKLLDTPYSDRFLSIYNFLWDRMRAIRMDLRMQHIFNQEAINMLEQMIRLHIIAMHELCEYSKGEGFAEGFDAHLNIEQMNKTSVELFQMYDDHRKKGISIPTEKEFRGYYALLKLDKHPGHMVEPAELSLDLAKMTPEIRQTSEVLFARDVARACRTGNFIAFFRLARKATYLQACLMHAHFAKLRTLALASLQAGLQNNQGLPIADVAKWLAMEEEEIESLSEYHGFQMKSYNKESYMVKEGPFLNGDEEYPTKCSKLVEMKKSRRIIEDVLASGQVVSLPAEASKGIQLTKPNKLGAKTAPYGERGSLVHDVLSIEVANSIHEVDEEMANYEVVSSPKDVRQKQKIIPTPIFSPQRDVRQKQHMIQTPIAPSPKGIRQKQQVINMPILGPRHEDDSQMAFLSPSPWDLSSYKPQPDKVGLNEKPNKDAPYSSSPVKSMHFGVEATPLQIGSKTSPQSPVGTYSYDAQYSVGQIVSNNLENEEPTDLCQDNENDDVMGDYQHEEIAEAKLKLMLRLWRRRSMKLRELREQKQLAANAALSSLSLGPPIQLKRDQPRMSGDFDIDLILRERHQKHGQSWSRLNVSDVIADTLSTRNPDARCLCWKVVVCYQMNDVEGDEHWQRNHALEAAPWLLSKIMPSKKDHEDLLISSPGVSIWKKWVQGQSGSDLTCCLSVVKDANSDILIECVSGMSALLFLVSESIPWKLQKAQLHNLLMSVPYGSCLPLLILAGSFKNDIADPSSIIVDNMSLHDLDKSRISSFRIVPLVENQKREQLDGFYSDNRLREGLRWLASESPPQPILHHVKTHELILTHWNSSLEALEKMKDYEVGPNNCILSFNEALDQSQREIAATAEANPASFPCPEIALLEEYSEEHRLVKWCLPSIGWSSVAKIEPLMSALGNCRLPTFPNTISWLPRCSYARKEIESLKVELENGLIRYLADSKMMGLELAIKEAYVMLQRSCRLECHDSCCYIVPKWTMIFRRIFNWRLMGLANGTFSSAYILECPHLNATFGNLGKLTLEDSEPSAYHLNQPTLDEVIEVCRSPLMFQRGQSLQETDPTLPETSPNGSILETLNTDVFMDDETRLTDDIEDVPDVNRGLENGGGELVVAGKETKEDDKLSTLLEHCNMLQNVIDKKLSIYF
- the LOC112198147 gene encoding SAC3 family protein B isoform X1, with product MFSSFSSQAGPTGPAGESPIPVQFGTSGRRPPSPSPTTPPFPYSAPLRSPSSGPEALGQPHLAFQSSHPGGTPSYRLAGVQRSPESLPSWNGGQRPLLKNNDTKVHQRPSAVTSFVVSRNSGTSVTAKVARFQDTRGTRSPPLLSRDVNIRNSTQSVPRSHVVSPRTQSPASILYNYQPVEDFNHVGAVEGHLVPPRTRSPPSASYNYHPVEDLDRFGGVEGHLVTSRTQSPPSGSYNHHPVEDFDHSGGVERHAFSSSGLNSSPKLIVDHTRLQAYQEPSRVSPSVSTFDSGRRTLVNYDDVQVLKRTRPSVSPIGSNATSSAVFSTRDSRVHQQSLQSSNNTFSEAAANNLTTIPVAKRMRSPPLLPDDQVFKGNSYATQDGTEREMQAKAKRLARFKVELSKSPQSGIDIVERGVSATRNEQSNVERNRSVAYSSTQLARDVTDGNALSECEGVESSGIIIGVCPDMCPDSERAERERKGDLDRHERVDGDRNQTSLFLAVKKYNRTAERDANLIRPMPILQKTMDYLLKLLDTPYSDRFLSIYNFLWDRMRAIRMDLRMQHIFNQEAINMLEQMIRLHIIAMHELCEYSKGEGFAEGFDAHLNIEQMNKTSVELFQMYDDHRKKGISIPTEKEFRGYYALLKLDKHPGHMVEPAELSLDLAKMTPEIRQTSEVLFARDVARACRTGNFIAFFRLARKATYLQACLMHAHFAKLRTLALASLQAGLQNNQGLPIADVAKWLAMEEEEIESLSEYHGFQMKSYNKESYMVKEGPFLNGDEEYPTKCSKLVEMKKSRRIIEDVLASGQVVSLPAEASKGIQLTKPNKLGAKTAPYGERGSLVHDVLSIEVANSIHEVDEEMANYEVVSSPKDVRQKQKIIPTPIFSPQRDVRQKQHMIQTPIAPSPKGIRQKQQVINMPILGPRHEDDSQMAFLSPSPWDLSSYKPQPDKVGLNEKPNKDAPYSSSPVKSMHFGVEATPLQIGSKTSPQSPVGTYSYDAQYSVGQIVSNNLENEEPTDLCQDNENDDVMGDYQHEEIAEAKLKLMLRLWRRRSMKLRELREQKQLAANAALSSLSLGPPIQLKRDQPRMSGDFDIDLILRERHQKHGQSWSRLNVSDVIADTLSTRNPDARCLCWKVVVCYQMNDVEGDEHWQRNHALEAAPWLLSKIMPSKKDHEDLLISSPGVSIWKKWVQGQSGSDLTCCLSVVKDANSDILIECVSGMSALLFLVSESIPWKLQKAQLHNLLMSVPYGSCLPLLILAGSFKNDIADPSSIIVDNMSLHDLDKSRISSFRIVPLVENQKREQLDGFYSDNRLREGLRWLASESPPQPILHHVKTHELILTHWNSSLEALEKMKDYEVGPNNCILSFNEALDQSQREIAATAEANPASFPCPEIALLEEYSEEHRLVKWCLPSIGWSSVAKIEPLMSALGNCRLPTFPNTISWLPRCSYARKEIESLKVELENGLIRYLADSKMMGLELAIKEAYVMLQRSCRLECHDSCCYIVPKWTMIFRRIFNWRLMGLANGTFSSAYILECPHLNATFGNLGKLTLEDSEPSAYHLNQPTLDEVIEVCRSPLMFQRGQSLQETDPTLPETSPNGSILETLNTDVFMDDETRLTDDIEDVPDVNRGLENGGGELVVAGKETKEDDKLSTLLEHCNMLQNVIDKKLSIYF
- the LOC112198147 gene encoding SAC3 family protein B isoform X2, producing MFSSFSSQAGPTGPAGESPIPVQFGTSGRRPPSPSPTTPPFPYSAPLRSPSSGPEALGQPHLAFQSSHPGGTPSYRLAGVQRSPESLPSWNGGQRPLLKNNDTKVHQRPSAVTSFVVSRNSGTSVTAKVARFQDTRGTRSPPLLSRDVNIRNSTQSVPRSHLVPPRTRSPPSASYNYHPVEDLDRFGGVEGHLVTSRTQSPPSGSYNHHPVEDFDHSGGVERHAFSSSGLNSSPKLIVDHTRLQAYQEPSRVSPSVSTFDSGRRTLVNYDDVQVLKRTRPSVSPIGSNATSSAVFSTRDSRVHQQSLQSSNNTFSEAAANNLTTIPVAKRMRSPPLLPDDQVFKGNSYATQDGTEREMQAKAKRLARFKVELSKSPQSGIDIVERGVSATRNEQSNVERNRSVAYSSTQLARDVTDGNALSECEGVESSGIIIGVCPDMCPDSERAERERKGDLDRHERVDGDRNQTSLFLAVKKYNRTAERDANLIRPMPILQKTMDYLLKLLDTPYSDRFLSIYNFLWDRMRAIRMDLRMQHIFNQEAINMLEQMIRLHIIAMHELCEYSKGEGFAEGFDAHLNIEQMNKTSVELFQMYDDHRKKGISIPTEKEFRGYYALLKLDKHPGHMVEPAELSLDLAKMTPEIRQTSEVLFARDVARACRTGNFIAFFRLARKATYLQACLMHAHFAKLRTLALASLQAGLQNNQGLPIADVAKWLAMEEEEIESLSEYHGFQMKSYNKESYMVKEGPFLNGDEEYPTKCSKLVEMKKSRRIIEDVLASGQVVSLPAEASKGIQLTKPNKLGAKTAPYGERGSLVHDVLSIEVANSIHEVDEEMANYEVVSSPKDVRQKQKIIPTPIFSPQRDVRQKQHMIQTPIAPSPKGIRQKQQVINMPILGPRHEDDSQMAFLSPSPWDLSSYKPQPDKVGLNEKPNKDAPYSSSPVKSMHFGVEATPLQIGSKTSPQSPVGTYSYDAQYSVGQIVSNNLENEEPTDLCQDNENDDVMGDYQHEEIAEAKLKLMLRLWRRRSMKLRELREQKQLAANAALSSLSLGPPIQLKRDQPRMSGDFDIDLILRERHQKHGQSWSRLNVSDVIADTLSTRNPDARCLCWKVVVCYQMNDVEGDEHWQRNHALEAAPWLLSKIMPSKKDHEDLLISSPGVSIWKKWVQGQSGSDLTCCLSVVKDANSDILIECVSGMSALLFLVSESIPWKLQKAQLHNLLMSVPYGSCLPLLILAGSFKNDIADPSSIIVDNMSLHDLDKSRISSFRIVPLVENQKREQLDGFYSDNRLREGLRWLASESPPQPILHHVKTHELILTHWNSSLEALEKMKDYEVGPNNCILSFNEALDQSQREIAATAEANPASFPCPEIALLEEYSEEHRLVKWCLPSIGWSSVAKIEPLMSALGNCRLPTFPNTISWLPRCSYARKEIESLKVELENGLIRYLADSKMMGLELAIKEAYVMLQRSCRLECHDSCCYIVPKWTMIFRRIFNWRLMGLANGTFSSAYILECPHLNATFGNLGKLTLEDSEPSAYHLNQPTLDEVIEVCRSPLMFQRGQSLQETDPTLPETSPNGSILETLNTDVFMDDETRLTDDIEDVPDVNRGLENGGGELVVAGKETKEDDKLSTLLEHCNMLQNVIDKKLSIYF